A part of Oculatellaceae cyanobacterium genomic DNA contains:
- a CDS encoding HAD family phosphatase has protein sequence MTLKAVLFNFNGVIINDEPIHEQLIDQIVIAENLRPKPGDFRKFCLGRSTSASLKDLLKDRGRFVTEDYLTKLITQKAQDYQRQLETLEKLPIYPGLEDLIFKLRVAKLPMGVVTGATRSEVEVVLNQVNLAQHFDVMVTGDDLTASKPERDGYLLAVERLNQLHPELKLQPSECLAIEDTFVGIKAAKQAGIQVVGVANSYPFHMLQRQTNWTVDYLSDLEVERVQQVYSQQQPSDTSTGLIS, from the coding sequence ATGACTCTCAAAGCAGTTTTGTTTAATTTTAATGGCGTTATTATTAATGATGAGCCAATTCACGAACAGCTAATTGACCAGATAGTGATAGCCGAGAATTTACGTCCTAAACCAGGGGACTTTCGGAAATTCTGCTTGGGAAGAAGCACAAGCGCCAGTCTAAAAGATTTGCTCAAAGATCGTGGTCGCTTTGTTACTGAAGATTACTTAACTAAACTGATTACCCAAAAAGCCCAAGATTACCAGCGCCAGTTGGAGACATTGGAAAAATTACCGATTTATCCTGGTTTGGAAGACTTAATTTTTAAATTGCGTGTAGCAAAGCTACCAATGGGTGTCGTTACTGGTGCAACAAGATCTGAAGTCGAAGTGGTGTTAAATCAAGTTAATCTAGCACAGCATTTTGATGTAATGGTGACTGGTGATGACTTAACAGCTAGTAAACCCGAACGCGATGGCTATCTCTTGGCTGTAGAAAGATTAAATCAATTACATCCTGAACTAAAGCTTCAGCCATCGGAGTGTCTAGCAATTGAAGATACCTTTGTGGGAATTAAAGCCGCCAAGCAAGCAGGTATACAAGTGGTGGGTGTAGCAAATAGTTACCCTTTCCATATGCTTCAGCGTCAAACCAACTGGACAGTAGATTATTTATCTGACTTAGAAGTAGAACGAGTGCAGCAAGTCTATTCACAGCAACAGCCGTCTGATACTTCCACAGGATTAATAAGCTAG
- the ispG gene encoding (E)-4-hydroxy-3-methylbut-2-enyl-diphosphate synthase, with protein sequence MQTLPNPTTSQAASNLLSTDTTIQRRKTRPVKVGNITIGGGYPVVVQSMINEDTLDIDGSVAGIRRLHEIGCEIVRVTVPSLAHAKALAEIKQKLTATYQPVPLVADVHHNGMKIALEVAKHVDKVRINPGLYVFEKPKADRTEYAQAEFDEIGEKIRETLEPLVVSLRDQGKAMRIGVNHGSLAERMLFSYGDTPEGMVESALEFIRICESLDFRNLIISMKASRVPVMLAAYRLMAQRMDECGMDYPLHLGVTEAGDGEYGRIKSTAGIGTLLAEGIGDTIRVSLTEAPEKEIPVCYSILQALGLRKTMVEYVACPSCGRTLFNLEEVLHQVREATKHLTGLDIAVMGCIVNGPGEMADADYGYVGKQPGFISLYRGREEIKKVPESQGVEELINLIKGDGRWVDPEES encoded by the coding sequence ATGCAAACACTGCCAAATCCAACAACTTCCCAAGCCGCTTCTAATCTACTATCCACTGATACAACTATCCAAAGGCGCAAAACCCGTCCAGTAAAAGTGGGTAATATTACAATTGGCGGCGGCTACCCTGTGGTAGTGCAGTCAATGATTAATGAAGACACCTTAGATATAGATGGATCAGTAGCAGGGATTCGCCGCTTACACGAAATTGGCTGCGAAATTGTGCGTGTTACAGTTCCCAGTCTCGCCCACGCTAAGGCGTTAGCAGAAATCAAGCAAAAATTAACTGCTACTTACCAACCTGTACCCCTCGTTGCTGATGTCCATCACAACGGGATGAAAATAGCCCTAGAAGTTGCCAAGCACGTTGATAAAGTGCGGATTAATCCAGGGTTGTATGTATTTGAGAAGCCCAAAGCAGATAGAACTGAATACGCTCAAGCAGAATTTGATGAAATTGGCGAAAAAATTCGCGAAACTTTAGAACCATTAGTTGTTTCCTTACGCGATCAAGGCAAAGCCATGCGGATCGGCGTTAATCATGGTTCTCTGGCTGAACGGATGCTATTTAGTTACGGCGATACCCCAGAAGGGATGGTGGAATCGGCATTAGAATTTATTCGTATTTGTGAATCTCTAGATTTCCGCAACTTAATAATTTCTATGAAAGCCTCGCGTGTGCCTGTGATGCTTGCAGCATATCGTTTAATGGCACAGCGTATGGATGAATGCGGGATGGATTATCCCTTGCATTTGGGTGTCACCGAAGCAGGTGATGGTGAATATGGACGGATTAAGTCTACTGCTGGGATTGGCACATTATTAGCTGAAGGCATTGGCGATACTATCCGAGTGTCACTTACGGAAGCCCCAGAAAAAGAAATTCCTGTTTGCTACAGTATTTTGCAAGCATTAGGTTTGCGGAAGACAATGGTGGAGTATGTCGCCTGTCCTTCTTGCGGTCGCACTTTATTTAATTTAGAAGAAGTGCTGCATCAAGTGCGGGAAGCAACTAAGCACCTCACTGGTTTAGATATTGCGGTGATGGGTTGTATTGTCAATGGCCCTGGTGAAATGGCTGATGCTGACTACGGTTATGTAGGTAAACAACCTGGCTTCATTTCTTTATATCGTGGCAGAGAAGAAATCAAGAAAGTGCCAGAGTCTCAAGGTGTGGAAGAGTTAATTAATTTAATTAAAGGTGATGGTCGCTGGGTTGATCCTGAAGAAAGTTAA
- the ctpC gene encoding carboxyl-terminal processing protease CtpC, which yields MVITKRGLVLGATALVLTTVGVTGAGIHLSQGQALFRESPKEIVDEVWQIIDRQYVDGTFNQVDWRAVRKKYLSRSYSSKEDAYKAIREMIKPLDDPYTRFMDPKQFKDMQIDTSGQLTGVGIQLAQDEKTKKLVVIAPIEDTPASKAGILAKDTIIKIDGKSTEGMDVNQAVQLIRGKEGTPINLTILRGDKQLDFPLKRATIAVHPVRYSNQKDAQLGSVGYIRLNQFSTSAPSEMRNAIKNLEQQRVAGYILDLRSNPGGLLYGSIEIAKMWLEEGAIVSTVNRDGESDRQVANRSAVTDKPVVVLVDGGSASASEILSGALQDNKRALLVGSKTFGKGLVQSVRPLGDGSALAVTIAKYFTPSGRDINKLGIKPDVVVDLTEEQKKTLSSDRTQVGTANDPQYAKALQVLKQQIAQRGNSAASTTSK from the coding sequence ATGGTAATCACAAAACGTGGGCTAGTTCTCGGTGCAACAGCATTAGTGCTAACAACAGTTGGCGTTACTGGTGCTGGTATTCATTTGTCACAAGGTCAAGCTTTATTTCGCGAAAGCCCTAAAGAAATCGTTGATGAGGTATGGCAGATTATTGACCGCCAATATGTTGATGGCACTTTTAATCAAGTAGATTGGCGAGCAGTACGCAAAAAGTATCTGAGCCGTTCTTACAGCAGTAAGGAAGATGCTTATAAAGCAATTCGGGAAATGATCAAGCCCCTGGATGATCCCTATACCAGGTTCATGGATCCGAAACAGTTCAAGGATATGCAAATTGACACATCGGGGCAATTAACTGGTGTGGGTATTCAGTTGGCTCAAGATGAGAAGACGAAAAAGTTAGTAGTAATTGCTCCGATTGAAGATACACCAGCTTCTAAGGCAGGGATTTTAGCTAAGGACACTATCATCAAAATTGATGGTAAAAGTACCGAAGGTATGGATGTGAATCAGGCAGTACAACTGATTCGCGGGAAAGAGGGAACGCCAATTAATTTGACTATCCTCAGAGGCGATAAACAATTAGATTTTCCGCTGAAACGGGCAACAATTGCTGTTCATCCAGTACGCTATAGCAATCAAAAAGATGCACAATTGGGATCTGTTGGTTATATTCGGTTAAACCAATTTAGTACTAGCGCGCCATCTGAGATGCGTAATGCTATTAAAAATTTAGAACAACAAAGAGTAGCAGGCTATATTTTAGACTTGCGCTCTAACCCAGGAGGATTACTCTACGGCAGTATTGAAATTGCCAAAATGTGGTTAGAAGAGGGAGCGATTGTTTCGACAGTTAACCGAGATGGTGAAAGCGATCGCCAAGTAGCTAATCGTAGTGCCGTGACAGACAAACCTGTGGTGGTTTTGGTGGATGGTGGTTCAGCTAGTGCTAGCGAAATCCTTTCTGGGGCGCTGCAAGATAATAAACGTGCTTTATTAGTTGGTTCAAAAACGTTTGGTAAAGGTTTAGTACAATCAGTCAGACCACTAGGAGATGGTTCAGCATTGGCTGTAACAATTGCTAAGTACTTTACTCCTAGCGGACGCGATATTAACAAGTTAGGAATTAAGCCAGATGTGGTAGTTGATCTGACAGAGGAGCAAAAGAAAACTTTAAGTAGCGATCGCACCCAAGTTGGCACAGCAAATGATCCACAATATGCTAAAGCACTACAAGTGCTGAAGCAACAGATCGCTCAAAGAGGAAACAGCGCAGCCTCTACTACGAGCAAGTAG
- a CDS encoding prohibitin family protein has product MDFIVSIITALIAVLVYSNRLGMTTDRNRSSLNAIALLIAIIGTLYSLSKALIVIPTGSVGVVDAFGQVSQGYLAPGVHLVNPFAKVIQFSTRLKDVKENVDTTSQEGLKLNLDVSLQYKLDPQKAVELYQKIGTSEIDILSSRFRSTIRQITATYPANAIYSSKRQDVAKQLDQQLTQQLKSLGFIVEETLLRNVVLPETVQAAIQQKLKAEQESQQMAFVLQKERQEAERKRIEAKGLSDYQKIVSQGLNAQILRLKMIEANEKLAQSPNSKIVILGGGEQGLPMILQPDATPANR; this is encoded by the coding sequence ATGGATTTTATTGTTTCTATAATTACTGCCCTAATTGCAGTTCTGGTATATTCTAACCGTCTGGGGATGACCACCGATCGCAATCGTTCTTCATTAAATGCGATCGCTTTATTGATAGCCATAATTGGTACACTTTACTCTCTCTCCAAAGCACTAATCGTGATTCCTACTGGAAGTGTCGGCGTTGTAGATGCTTTTGGTCAAGTCTCCCAAGGTTACCTTGCTCCTGGTGTCCACTTAGTTAATCCATTTGCTAAGGTAATACAATTTTCAACTCGCCTAAAAGATGTCAAAGAAAATGTAGATACAACATCTCAAGAAGGCTTAAAACTTAATCTTGATGTTAGCCTTCAGTACAAGCTTGACCCGCAAAAAGCAGTAGAACTTTATCAAAAAATTGGTACTAGCGAGATAGATATTCTCAGTTCTAGATTTCGCTCTACTATTCGTCAAATCACTGCGACCTACCCAGCGAATGCCATTTACTCCAGCAAACGTCAGGATGTTGCCAAGCAACTCGATCAACAGCTTACTCAACAATTGAAATCTTTAGGTTTTATTGTAGAGGAAACTTTATTGAGGAATGTAGTCTTACCAGAGACAGTCCAAGCAGCAATTCAGCAAAAGCTGAAAGCAGAACAGGAATCTCAGCAAATGGCTTTTGTCTTACAAAAAGAGCGTCAAGAAGCAGAACGTAAGAGAATTGAAGCCAAAGGTTTATCTGATTACCAAAAGATTGTTTCCCAAGGTCTTAACGCTCAAATTCTCAGATTAAAAATGATTGAAGCTAATGAAAAACTAGCTCAATCGCCTAACTCTAAAATTGTCATTCTTGGAGGTGGTGAGCAAGGATTACCAATGATTTTACAACCAGATGCAACACCTGCGAATAGATAA
- a CDS encoding PstS family phosphate ABC transporter substrate-binding protein, whose translation MAFMLKRVSLLSAIALVASTLGVPISPVQSITPGTVQIDGSSTVYPITEAVAEEFQKKGGGRATVGISGTGGGFKKFCRNEIDIADASRPILAKEMAACRAAGVQYIELPVAYDALTVVVNRQSPVSNLTTAELKKMWEPTAQGRVSRWNQVRAGLPNAPLRLYGAGPDSGTFDYFTEAIVGKSKSSRRDYTPSEDDNVLVQGVARDKNALGYFGYAYYRANTNRLKAVSINGVLPSAQTVRSGKYQPLSRPIFIYVNAKSLQRPEVKKFTEYYMNNASRLSAAVGYVALPANGYAIAKQHLQKRKVGTVFAGDAPVGLRIEALLQREAKF comes from the coding sequence ATGGCATTTATGCTTAAACGGGTATCATTATTAAGTGCGATCGCACTGGTAGCTAGCACATTAGGTGTACCGATCTCTCCAGTTCAATCTATAACTCCAGGTACCGTTCAAATTGATGGCTCCAGTACCGTTTATCCGATTACTGAAGCAGTTGCAGAAGAGTTTCAAAAAAAAGGTGGTGGCAGAGCTACAGTTGGTATTTCTGGAACTGGAGGCGGTTTCAAAAAGTTTTGTCGTAATGAAATAGATATTGCTGATGCTTCACGACCAATTCTTGCTAAAGAAATGGCGGCTTGTCGAGCGGCTGGTGTCCAATATATAGAATTACCAGTAGCTTATGATGCACTCACAGTTGTTGTAAACCGTCAAAGTCCGGTAAGTAATCTGACAACGGCTGAACTGAAGAAAATGTGGGAACCTACGGCTCAAGGTAGAGTTTCCAGATGGAATCAAGTACGTGCAGGATTGCCAAATGCGCCTTTAAGATTATATGGCGCTGGCCCCGATTCTGGTACTTTTGACTATTTCACCGAAGCCATTGTTGGTAAATCTAAATCAAGTCGGCGTGATTATACTCCTAGTGAAGACGACAACGTTTTAGTACAAGGTGTTGCTAGAGATAAGAATGCTTTAGGTTACTTTGGTTATGCCTATTACCGTGCTAATACCAACCGACTCAAAGCAGTCTCAATTAATGGAGTGCTACCTTCTGCTCAAACTGTAAGAAGTGGTAAGTATCAACCTTTATCCCGACCAATCTTTATTTATGTAAATGCTAAATCTCTTCAACGACCAGAAGTTAAGAAGTTTACAGAATATTACATGAACAATGCTAGTCGGTTATCAGCAGCAGTAGGATATGTAGCATTACCTGCAAATGGTTATGCTATAGCGAAACAACATTTGCAAAAGCGCAAAGTTGGTACAGTATTTGCTGGTGATGCGCCCGTAGGTTTAAGAATTGAGGCACTGCTACAGCGCGAAGCAAAATTCTAA
- the pstC gene encoding phosphate ABC transporter permease subunit PstC — protein MTETQIQASRPAQISPKVIRSLREQAIEFVLFLAASSSVATTIAILYILVSESLSFFGQVPLSKFLTDTEWSPLFEDPRYGIMPLVTATLVTTGVALFVAIPLGTIAAIYLSEFAPSRLREIIKPILELLAGIPTVVYGYFALLFVTPLLQQVFPDLAGFNMLSPGIVIGIMIIPFISSISEDAMKAVPVYLREGSYAMGATRLQTALKIVFPAAISGIISAYILGISRAVGETMIVAIAAGLQPSLTWNPMEPAATITAYIVQVSLGDLPHGTLEYQTIFAAGLTLTLITLSFNVVGYFLSKRYREIY, from the coding sequence ATGACTGAAACACAAATACAAGCATCCAGACCAGCACAGATATCGCCAAAAGTAATCCGTTCTTTACGGGAACAAGCGATTGAATTTGTGTTATTTCTTGCTGCATCTTCTTCGGTGGCAACTACGATCGCAATTCTGTATATTTTAGTTTCAGAATCTCTGAGCTTTTTTGGGCAAGTTCCATTATCAAAATTCCTAACTGATACAGAATGGAGTCCTTTATTTGAAGACCCTCGTTATGGAATTATGCCATTAGTAACAGCCACTTTAGTAACTACAGGCGTGGCTTTGTTCGTAGCAATACCATTGGGTACAATTGCCGCAATTTATCTCAGCGAATTTGCTCCATCTCGTTTACGAGAAATAATTAAGCCAATTTTGGAACTACTAGCAGGTATTCCGACAGTAGTTTATGGATACTTTGCACTGTTATTTGTTACGCCACTATTGCAACAAGTTTTTCCTGATTTAGCGGGATTTAATATGTTAAGTCCTGGGATAGTCATTGGGATTATGATTATTCCTTTTATTAGTTCTATTAGTGAAGATGCCATGAAGGCAGTGCCAGTATACTTGCGGGAAGGATCTTACGCAATGGGAGCAACACGGTTACAAACCGCTTTAAAAATAGTATTTCCTGCTGCTATTTCGGGAATTATTTCTGCTTATATTCTCGGAATTTCTCGCGCCGTTGGTGAAACAATGATTGTTGCCATTGCCGCCGGATTACAACCAAGTTTAACTTGGAATCCGATGGAACCTGCTGCTACTATTACTGCTTACATTGTGCAAGTAAGTTTGGGTGATTTGCCTCACGGCACTTTAGAGTATCAAACAATTTTTGCGGCTGGATTAACCCTGACATTAATTACTTTGTCGTTTAACGTTGTCGGATATTTTTTGAGTAAGCGCTATCGAGAAATTTACTAA
- the pstA gene encoding phosphate ABC transporter permease PstA — protein sequence MATVEQIRAIVSRNKIGNVIFTIIGLLSILIAVLTLLALTIKLALDGAPRLTEHFFFYYPSRNAEEAGILAAWVGTVLVMFVTGLAAIPLGISSGIYLEEYAKKNWLAALIEINVTNLAGVPSIIYGLLALGLFVYQLKLGESILAAGLTLALLILPIVIVTTREALRAIPNTMREAAYAMAATKWQVIWDHLLPYSIGSILTGVIIGLARAIGETAPLITIGALTFIAFLPDSPFKSEFPYISWSWLQAPFTVMPIQMFSWVSRPEPEFQVNAAAAGIVLIGMTIVMNGIAIFLRYHLRKGLKW from the coding sequence ATGGCAACAGTAGAGCAAATCCGAGCAATTGTATCTCGTAACAAAATAGGAAATGTAATTTTTACTATTATTGGCTTGTTGTCGATTTTAATAGCAGTGCTAACTCTTTTAGCATTAACAATTAAGTTAGCACTTGATGGTGCGCCCCGTCTGACTGAACACTTCTTTTTTTATTATCCTTCTCGTAATGCCGAAGAAGCCGGAATTTTAGCGGCTTGGGTAGGAACAGTGCTAGTAATGTTCGTGACTGGACTTGCAGCTATTCCCCTGGGCATATCTTCAGGTATATATTTAGAAGAGTATGCTAAAAAGAATTGGCTTGCTGCTCTAATCGAAATTAATGTCACCAATTTAGCAGGCGTACCATCAATTATTTATGGTCTTTTAGCTCTAGGTTTATTTGTTTATCAATTAAAGTTAGGCGAGAGTATTTTAGCCGCAGGTTTAACCTTAGCACTCTTAATATTACCAATAGTAATTGTTACCACTCGTGAAGCACTAAGGGCAATTCCTAATACTATGCGTGAAGCAGCTTATGCAATGGCTGCGACTAAATGGCAAGTAATTTGGGATCATCTTTTACCTTACTCGATTGGTAGTATTCTCACTGGTGTAATTATCGGTTTAGCCAGAGCAATTGGAGAAACAGCACCTCTAATTACTATTGGCGCACTGACATTTATTGCTTTTTTACCAGACTCTCCATTTAAAAGTGAATTTCCCTATATTTCTTGGAGTTGGTTGCAAGCACCCTTCACAGTTATGCCCATTCAAATGTTTAGTTGGGTTTCTCGCCCTGAACCAGAATTTCAGGTAAATGCAGCAGCAGCAGGCATAGTTTTAATTGGTATGACTATAGTCATGAATGGAATTGCTATTTTTCTGAGATATCATTTACGCAAAGGACTCAAATGGTAG
- the pstB gene encoding phosphate ABC transporter ATP-binding protein PstB gives MVEKISESKLPKVKVRPKAKVKNLNFYYHAVHALKNINLIVAEHKVTALIGPSGCGKTTFLRCFNRMHDLYRGNRYEGEILLDSNQVNILSPQVDPIEVRMRISMVFQKPNPFPKSIYENVVYGLRVRGISKRSILDERLEKALRNAALWDEVKDRLHDLAFNLSGGQQQRLCIARALATDPEIILFDEPTSALDPIATNSIEELISQLKEQVTILIVTHNMQQAARISDYTAFMYLGEMVEFNQTNVIFTQALQKKTQDYVSGRFG, from the coding sequence ATGGTAGAAAAAATATCGGAATCTAAGTTACCTAAAGTAAAAGTTAGACCTAAAGCAAAAGTAAAAAATTTGAATTTTTACTATCATGCTGTTCATGCCCTGAAAAATATCAATTTGATTGTAGCTGAACATAAGGTAACAGCATTAATTGGCCCTTCAGGGTGTGGTAAAACTACCTTTTTACGCTGTTTTAATCGGATGCACGATTTGTATCGTGGTAATCGTTATGAAGGAGAAATTTTACTAGATTCTAATCAAGTTAATATCCTTTCGCCTCAAGTAGATCCCATAGAAGTGCGGATGCGAATTAGCATGGTTTTTCAAAAACCTAATCCTTTTCCCAAGTCGATTTATGAAAATGTCGTCTATGGGTTGCGGGTGCGCGGTATATCAAAGCGTAGTATTTTAGATGAAAGGCTAGAGAAAGCTTTACGCAATGCGGCTTTATGGGATGAAGTCAAAGATCGTTTACATGACTTGGCGTTTAATCTTTCAGGTGGTCAACAGCAACGGTTGTGCATTGCACGTGCTCTAGCAACTGATCCTGAGATTATTCTGTTTGATGAGCCTACCTCAGCATTAGATCCCATTGCTACTAATAGTATTGAAGAATTAATTAGTCAGTTAAAAGAACAGGTAACAATCTTGATTGTGACTCACAATATGCAGCAAGCGGCGCGGATTTCTGACTATACAGCTTTTATGTATTTGGGTGAGATGGTGGAATTTAATCAAACGAATGTGATTTTTACTCAAGCTTTACAAAAAAAGACTCAAGATTATGTAAGTGGACGTTTTGGTTAA
- a CDS encoding elongation factor G encodes MNEKVMKATRNVAVVGPYLSGKTTLLESLLFVTGAISRKGNVKDGNTVSDSSAEARDRQMSVEVSNASTEYQGINFTFVDCPGSIEFAQETYNALIGVDAAIVVCEPVSDRVLTLAPLFKFLDDWEIPHLVFINKMDRANNNFMDVLHALKTVSSRPLIPHQYPIGQGENLIGFIDLVTEQAYHYHAGAPADPIAMPEDLREQEHTARQEMLEELANLDDHLLEELLEEIEPPIEEILQDIKMELGADLIVPVFLGVAEQDYGVRPLLEALLREAPEPETTAEHRGIVLHEDAPLAQVIKTYYTPQGGKISLVRVWKGTLTDGIVLNGVRAGGLYRLMGQQPVSVNEAQAGSIVAVGRLEGIKTGDTLTTAGKQLATELPKAEQLKPVYALAIAPEKRNDEVKLSSAITKLLEEDPSLAWEQHGDTHEVILWGQGEIHLQVALDRLRRKYNLPMTTHLPQVPYKETIRKPAASVHGRYKHQSGGHGQFGDVYLDIKPLERGQGFNFDEKIVGGVVPRQYIPGVEVGVREYLAHGPLGFPVVDVAVTLTNGSYHTVDSSEQAFKNAARLAMQTGMSQCQPTLLEPIISVKVCAPNEFTSKVLQLLSGRRGQILGYDRKEDWTGWDQVSAYLPQAEMHDFIVELRSLTMGVGFFSWQPDHLQEVPDKLAEKVLATTSNGNGKTNGNGNH; translated from the coding sequence ATGAACGAAAAAGTCATGAAAGCCACACGGAATGTGGCAGTTGTTGGCCCTTATTTAAGTGGCAAAACTACATTACTAGAAAGTTTATTATTTGTCACTGGAGCAATTTCGCGCAAAGGTAATGTCAAAGATGGCAATACAGTAAGCGATAGTTCGGCAGAAGCCCGCGATCGCCAAATGAGTGTAGAGGTATCAAATGCCAGCACTGAATATCAAGGTATTAATTTTACTTTTGTAGATTGCCCAGGTTCAATTGAATTTGCTCAAGAAACATACAATGCCTTAATTGGCGTTGATGCAGCGATTGTGGTTTGCGAACCAGTTAGCGATCGCGTCCTTACTCTTGCCCCCTTATTTAAGTTTCTAGACGATTGGGAAATTCCCCACCTAGTCTTTATTAACAAAATGGATCGGGCAAATAATAACTTTATGGACGTACTACACGCCCTAAAGACAGTTTCTAGCCGCCCGTTAATTCCTCACCAATATCCTATTGGTCAAGGAGAAAATTTGATCGGTTTTATCGATCTAGTCACCGAGCAAGCTTATCATTATCATGCTGGTGCGCCCGCCGATCCTATCGCCATGCCAGAGGATTTGCGAGAGCAAGAGCATACTGCACGGCAAGAAATGCTAGAAGAATTAGCAAACCTTGACGATCATTTGCTAGAAGAATTACTAGAAGAAATTGAACCCCCCATAGAAGAAATCCTTCAAGATATCAAGATGGAATTAGGGGCGGATTTGATAGTACCCGTATTCTTAGGCGTTGCTGAACAAGATTATGGTGTACGACCATTATTAGAAGCTTTGTTACGAGAAGCACCAGAACCAGAAACTACTGCCGAACATCGCGGAATCGTCCTACATGAAGATGCTCCGTTAGCACAAGTAATTAAAACCTATTACACTCCCCAAGGCGGTAAAATCTCCCTAGTACGGGTTTGGAAAGGTACGCTAACTGATGGGATAGTTCTAAATGGTGTACGTGCTGGTGGTTTATACCGCCTGATGGGTCAGCAACCAGTAAGTGTTAATGAAGCCCAAGCTGGTTCGATTGTGGCAGTAGGACGCTTAGAAGGAATTAAAACAGGCGATACCCTTACGACTGCGGGTAAACAATTAGCGACAGAATTACCAAAAGCAGAACAACTCAAGCCAGTTTATGCTTTGGCGATCGCACCAGAAAAGCGCAACGATGAAGTTAAACTTAGTAGTGCAATTACTAAACTTTTAGAAGAAGATCCTTCCCTAGCGTGGGAACAACACGGCGACACCCACGAAGTTATCCTTTGGGGTCAAGGGGAAATTCATCTGCAAGTAGCATTAGATCGGCTACGACGCAAATACAACTTGCCCATGACAACTCATTTACCGCAAGTCCCCTACAAAGAAACCATCCGCAAACCAGCCGCATCAGTGCATGGACGTTATAAACATCAAAGCGGTGGTCATGGACAATTTGGAGATGTTTACCTTGATATCAAACCGTTAGAACGTGGTCAAGGCTTTAACTTTGATGAAAAAATTGTTGGCGGAGTAGTGCCAAGGCAGTATATCCCAGGTGTAGAAGTCGGTGTGCGGGAGTATTTAGCACATGGGCCATTAGGGTTTCCAGTTGTGGATGTGGCGGTAACGTTAACCAACGGTTCCTATCACACAGTAGATAGTTCCGAACAAGCATTTAAAAATGCTGCCCGTCTAGCTATGCAAACTGGGATGTCTCAATGTCAACCAACATTGTTAGAGCCAATTATCTCAGTAAAAGTATGCGCTCCTAATGAATTTACTTCAAAAGTTTTGCAACTTCTGAGTGGTCGTCGAGGACAAATTCTCGGTTACGATCGCAAAGAAGATTGGACAGGTTGGGATCAAGTTTCCGCTTACTTACCCCAAGCAGAGATGCACGATTTTATTGTAGAGTTGCGATCGCTCACAATGGGTGTTGGCTTCTTTAGTTGGCAACCTGACCATCTACAAGAAGTTCCAGACAAACTTGCCGAGAAAGTATTAGCAACAACCAGCAACGGTAACGGTAAAACCAACGGCAACGGTAATCATTGA